The DNA sequence AGTGGGAGTAAAAAGTATctttatattcttaaaataaacaaatgattatcattatttaatcaGTCTACAAGTAGTAGTCCGGAAATTATTCAGACTAAGTATTACTATTACactagtatataaaaaagacgtgtggcactcggggactgccgcggtaaagctattAATCAGTCTACAAGTAGTAGTCCGGAAATTATTCAGACTAAGTATTACTATTAcactagtatataaaaaaaagacgtGTGGCAGtcggggactgccgcggtaaagctattgcatagcattttgtatcaacttatgcaattataattatttatttattttatttatgcagtatttctttttctttgatattaattcaagttacactttttgagcgtggtgaccgataagaaaacgaatttttttcttttattaaataaataaaaagttaataatgtttaaaatatttttattattttacaatacatgtgggtttaattatcttacagtagctgttggttattcaggaatatttatcattgaaactataggtttatgataactgaaataagaaacataagtttgctatattataagtattactCTATAAGTATTCTAATcgcacgcacacaacgccgtgtcgaagactgccgaactgaaacgacgctagacgatgcacggccttcaagccacacccccgtgcccgtcggagtggggagcgtgaggttttttcgttacggaatttctggattcggtccccgcgctcaaggcccgcgatagaagctatgcaatagcttaaaaataaaaattattaacatatacacacggtcgtctgttcataATGTAGAATACTTACTGTCTGTATTtcaaaaacagacaaaaaaatattttaataattttattatgattccaACATTTTAtcgaatattgtaaaaataacaattttacaaaagtattacaatttttacaatactatttttactttttatttctagcttgttggcgcagtttgtagtggcacTGCTTTCTGCTGggcgggttgcaggttcgatttccgccttagtctgggtgtaatgtgtatttatttatacaagtacATGTATCAtttctatgtgtatttataaaaaattgctATATTAATCGGCTGTTACCAATAACAAAGCTTTTGCTTAACGTAGGAACAGACAATCGTGTGTGTGGGTATGTTATAAGagatttagataataagtttcctttttatgtctgggttgtctggaagaactggctaattagccataagtccgcccattgtacttcactctctgtaactatctttatgttttgtttgtaatatatttgtgtgcggtataaagtataaaataaataaataaataagagataataatataatttttaactacttttcttatttttcagGCCATCGAGATAAAATTTTCTGTGTCTGAGAAAATCTACCAAAACGTATATCTCCGTTAGATACGAGTATTATTACTAAGTTCGTTccaagttattttaataatacttttaggCATAACTTTACTTAACACGATGAAGCTAAGAACTGAAGCTGCGAACAATATTTCCCACTTTTCCACGATTTGGAAGGTCCATTAAAGGCTCAACGGGGGACCGACCCGAAAGTACGCTGTAAATATTCAGAGTTGTTGCCAACTTGTGGATTACGTCCGAAATAaagagaatataatttaaaagcacttttctgatttttttaattaatatgttgtATATAAAACGATTTTGGAGCGTCAAAAGCATGTTAGTAATTTGAAGTATttctaaaacaagaaaaaaaaaaaatattaaaattaaattatataaaaattcttaataaaatacaaattatattcattAGAGTTATGTAGAGgcaataataagtaaaaataataaagtaaaagtaaataataaagtaaaaataataagtaaaaataataaactaaataaaataaatattgaagaaTTCCAATTCTAGTTctaactttatttattgtttagttttcatttttcttcaaCCAGAAAATGTTTCAAACAAAAGGCAGCACCGATTGGTATCATTATAAACCTTATTTAATGCCAAGTATTTGATACTCAATGTATGCTACTAATCtaaatggatttttttaatttttaatttaaaggtaAAATATATCGAGCATGTTTTGTAATTATGAGAACACAAGCAAACAATGTTTTTGTTgtattatgaaattataaaatattcattattttaaaaatattttgtacttattGAGCAAAATTTATCACcgcaaaattttaattaatttagtagtCTAATATAATCTCTTTTATATATctcaatgttttaaatatatttcattgtcttctcggtcaccaacccgcctgcccagcgtggtgattatgggcaacacacatgagttcacaccatttttggcgcgaacttgtggaggcctatgactgcgataggctgaaccgATGAATTGTCTTCTGCTTTagattatattctttttatttataggcAAAACTCAAAACTTTCTATTTAGCTCcttgacttttattattttaagatagaaataatattcacatatacatattagaaatctttaataatttaattgtaaaactagctgaccctgcgttgttttgccatatatgttattaattccCTTACCATATAACTTAACTTATAACTTAGTGGTATGtgtattaaaatagatattggccgactCAGACCTGATATGTACACAAAAGTTcttaaaaatcggtccagccgtttcagagaagTATGATAaccaacattgtgacacgagaattttatatataagatatgagCAAATAACCCGCCGATCTTGTAtgattaacaaaaatatgtcCCATATCAGATTTAAGGCTCGACGCGGTAAATAGACGTTCGTATACAGGTAGGATGAAACAAATTATCTTCAGTGGGACCGCGACCCTTCGATCCCTTATGGATACGTGTCTGGTACTCCGCGGACCCTGGGTCTATTAcgttaaattataaatgataaaggTATTGGCAACTTGTATTAATTTTGGTCCTTCCATGCGGATGTAGAAACGTTATTTAAGCCTAAAGATCAATGccatatatatttctaaatgtgtgaaatgaaaaaaattgtaactgaatttttgttttattatttaatgttatctAATATTATTGGCAGAAATGGTATTTCTAATTTCATGTTGGAGAATATTTTTGCTTGAAgcaatattaaacttttattggATGTGgttttttttaggttattatttgtaattacatttatattggtactagctatgcccgcgacatGGTCCGCGTGgattttgacaaaaaagttattgttcagttcgaagacttataaaataaatacatttataaaataaaacttcacttctgccgtgtgtgaattgacgcacacttttttttgttaagagtTTCATCGCGATTATATTATTGAGGGTATTTCATTTGTTTCGGGCCGTCGTTTCTTCGAAGTAGCATCTGTTATATTTAAGAGAATGAAGCCTTCAGTTTCCGAGTTTTCTTCTGGTACcctcataaaatttatattgtctTTGTTGTCAGTATATTGTAGGGCGAACAATACATTAACGACCGGTTTGGTTCGGCACTTGTAACAGTTAGTAgttctaattataataagtaccaGCTGTGCCAGTGACTTCGTCGGCGccggcgtggaatttaacaaaaaagttattgttcagttcgcagagttataaaataaataaatttctaaaataaaattagcctaagctactccttgctacatcagctatcttccagtgaaagtcccgtcaaaatcggtccagccgtttagccgattagccggaataaacagacagacagacaaaaattgtaaaaaaaatattttggtatatgtaccgtgtatgcaaccatatgtatttagtaaaaagcggacgttacaaacagacactccaattttatttgtttgtatagaaaaaataatgataatattcaCGCTATATGACCGCACAAAAATTCGTTTTCGCAAGTAGTTTTGTTTTGTGAACTTATTGAAGActacgtatttatttttataaacggtATAAACATAgtcaaatttgatatttttttagatttttttttttttgtagttttgttCCTTTAGTCAAGGCAAAAGAAAACCAGAGGCATCATAtagtaaataacttttttactatCAATAAAATTTGACACGAACGCAATCTTCAGcgataaatcaaaaaattaaaaaagattaatattttatctcgCGAACTTTACGGTCATTCGTTTGAAATTAAATGTCTTtgttcttttgaaaataaacacaATGAAACGGTAATTTCGAACGTCTAcagttgtaaaattttaatttatattcaaaagttGTGACGTTACCGGTTATTGGTGATTTAATCTTACAAAAATTTTCTATTTCCCTGAAGAGACAGACAATAAAGATaaacctaaataataataaggctaaacttaatttttattgtctatactaatattataaagaggaaagatttgttcttttatttgtttgcattgaatacgCTCcgaactactgaaccgatttaaaaaattctttcactgtggGGAAACTACACTATACCCGGGTGACATaggttatattattaaaaaataaattaactaatattgatttttttttaatatccgtGCGAAGCCTAGTCGAGCCGCTAGTAAGATATATTTTCGGAAAGAAACGTTCAAGTCTATCGCGACTTTTAGTCGTGAATTGAGATATTTAAACGGTAAAATCACGTATTACAAATAGTACAGATTTaggaaatgaaattattaaatcttaaaaaactgTGATCGTGATAATTAAATTTCCAATTAATCCGTTCATATATCAAGAACATTTTAACgccttattaaaatttaataagggATGTTACTAGGGTTAATAAGATTTTCAGAGTCGTGGaggaattttaattttcaatgagATCTAACTGTATTAATTTTAGGCGCTTACCTTAAAGGCGTTATCCATGTATAAAAACCTGCATCTGTGATCGACAATAAAGAGACGGTATGGTTGTTAAACGGCAGAATTTAGTGAACAAATTACCCGAAAATACTAACCTATTAAACTACTTAAAATGATGTGAATTGTCcaatagaatatttaatataaacatttatttgctaaaactgtgtaaatagttttgttagaccaattttaaattatcacaGTATTTTTAAATGGAAGCATTAATTAAGATTCCAAAAAGAAATCCACCCttcaatatataaaacaatcagatttattgtcatttttatttaaataccttttttttacaatgatgTATCCTCGACTTGTGACTCCTATCTTTTTCCGAATATTTGGGGTCGGGTCTTGCTTGAAGACGACAGGATTATCCTCGTTTGATGTCGAGAATCTGACAACCTGTCTTGTGCTGTATGTCAACAACAGATCGAGCACCGCTCTCGAGGTGTTGTTTTTGTTTCTCccttattacaatttttgtaccACCTGATAGCGCCTCCGTTgcgtatttatattgtaataattctaAAACTCGTTTGCGAATTCCGTATATGTTTAACCTATTATTTTAATCTGAGATAACTTTctctaaatttaaatgttatataagtGGTTGTCAATAGTATAATCACTtgactattataaatatattttccagAGTCACTTGAGATGAAAAtcgtttagtaaataaaatctcTATTAGTTATCTTTGTACATATAATGTCAACATTTTCTTGATATTTCGTACAGTGATTTGTGTGTCTGATAAAACTATCATAGCAttgtttttaaagaatataaatattacgtcTAAAAAGAGACTTTTCTACGTCGAACTCaatctctactaatattataaatgagaaagtagaacagatgtaagttatataatattattattattaaagtgtatataaaaaaaacggaaaagaaaaagattgtaaataaaaacatcatacCCAAACCCCACTCATTTTCCCAGGTGttcataaaataagcaatagaaTTATAATAGTAGGTTAGATGGGaacccacccagtgtgtgaatgtggaaagtatgaaagaaagaaattagtatgcagaatgaaagtgcgagaagaacaaatgcgagaactggtatggatGAGCAGTTTAAGCACAGACTCCGACCCCATGTCGGaggtttataaaaaacaaaaaaaaaattataaatgtgaatttaagtttgtttgttacgctttcacgcgaaaactacctAGCCGATCATcataaactttgtacacatattcttgaagGTACGAGGGGCGGCTGAAAAGTTCTGAGCCTAGGGTACTTGCAGTCGTACTATTTACTTATCCGGTGGGCCACTATTTGAACGACATCTACCCACTATATAAGCGAAGTTTCACGTCATTAGCTTCATTACGCTTTGAGTGATTGAACCGTAAACATCACCATGTCTGAGTCATCACTGCACTTAATGAAGTTTGAGCATCGCGCCGTCATCAAATTCCTCGTTAAAAAGGGGAAAACagcaaaagaaatttttgaagaaACTTCTAGTGTATACGGAGAATCTGGACCGTCGTCAGCCACGGTTAAACGATGGACACGCCTAATCCAACAAGGCAGAGAGACTCTGGAAGATGACCCCCGCTCGGGTCGACCGAACACCGCAGTCAACGATGAAAACATTGAAAAAGAACAAAACATGTACTGGACGATCGCCGAATAAAATTGTGGCAGATAGCAGAAGAGCTTGGCTTTAGTAAGGAACGAGTTGGAGATATTATGCACAATCATTTGCATATGAATAAAGTCAGTGCGCGTTGGGTGCTAAAAATGCTCACGCCACTTGACAAGCAGCAGCGCGTTGAAACTTCTGAAGAGTTTTTAGACTTGTGCAAGGATAATTTGGAAGAAATTTGCACTCGTATTGTCACCGTTGATGAAACGTGGATCCGACAATATGACCCAGAATCAAAACAGGAGTCAATGCAGTGGATAGAGAAGGGGGAAAGACCGCCGAAGAAGTTCAAGGTGGAAATATCGGCTTCCAAACTCATGGCCACCATTTTTTGGGATTGCGAAGGAGTTTTGCTCATAGATTACCTTCCGAAAAAAACTACAATGAATGCAGAGTATTATGCTcggcttttaaaaaaagttcgcgAAGTCATTGTCGAAAAAAGAAGAGGTAAAATCAGCAAAGGAATTTTGTTTTTGCAAGACAACGCGCCGGTTCACACGGCGCGTATTGCGAGGCAAGCCTTGCGAGAAACTGGCTTCGATGAAGTAAATCACCCTCCCTATAGTCCAGATCTGGCACctagcaattattttttatttaaaaatttgaaaaaataattacggGGACGAAGATTTAGGGATGATGAAGAGATGAAGGTGGCCGTTAATGAACATTTTCTAGCCAAAGACGCGGGTTACTTTTTATCAGGGATACAAGCCCTCTATAAAAGATGTCAAAGGTGCATTGAAGTCCAGGGGGACTATAttgaaaaatgaattttatttagatttttatctaGACTCTTAATGCCCTAGGCTCAGAACTTTTCAGCCGCCCCtcgtattaaaagtaacataggatactttttactaaaaaaaattcaatgcgagcgaagccgtggttaaaagctagttaaaaataaagtaataaataattgataagcTGCGATTGCTGATATTGACATAAATCTACATTTCAACTATCTTGCAAACTTCGGGAAGATTTCGTTCAATTTGGCTCAAGAGCTGCTAGGTTGCAACTGGCTTGATCTTATTTATTCAGCATTGAGAAGAGCTAGTGTGAAATTTTTAGGTTTTGTAGACTACGACACGGCAAAGAGCTTACCATCTTGATAGCTTATTCAGACGCAAAAAGTAAGCTGGttttttgaaaaatacacaatgtttttttttttggtattggTTTTTTTTCAGTAACTGCGATTATACTTAGGTACCTACTTTATCGAAACAATGATACCTATTTCTGAATCTAttacttccaaaaaaa is a window from the Melitaea cinxia chromosome 3, ilMelCinx1.1, whole genome shotgun sequence genome containing:
- the LOC123669709 gene encoding histone-lysine N-methyltransferase SETMAR-like, whose amino-acid sequence is MLTPLDKQQRVETSEEFLDLCKDNLEEICTRIVTVDETWIRQYDPESKQESMQWIEKGERPPKKFKVEISASKLMATIFWDCEGVLLIDYLPKKTTMNAEYYARLLKKVREVIVEKRRGKISKGILFLQDNAPVHTARIARQALRETGFDEVNHPPYSPDLAPSNYFLFKNLKK